A stretch of Candidatus Methylomirabilota bacterium DNA encodes these proteins:
- a CDS encoding FAD-dependent monooxygenase has translation METSKNGLVLVVGAGPVGLASALELARFGQPVRIIEAKSEPSTHSKAIGINVRTLELLEPSGVTERLLELGLKIARSNFQTEDRLLFQIEFSKLQHRYNFMLGLPQSETERTIEKRLNEYGVEVERGSTLERLEQNDHRVKCGLSTSGGDSKIEAAYVIGADGAHSVVRKLLGIEFPGKKMPGDWSLADVYMESPLDSEAANVQLQQDGMLFMLRFKEGLFRVASNRPNVLERLPPGSKVHEVVWQSDFAVSHRQAETYNVGRVFLAGDAAHLHSPLGGRGMNLGIEDATILARRIVNGGLERYSAERHRAGASAIRMVRIQTHLATSTSPAVRILRNNVVPVILGIEAVQQRLVSRMVGLSYS, from the coding sequence ATGGAGACATCGAAAAATGGATTGGTGCTTGTCGTGGGTGCGGGACCTGTGGGTTTGGCCTCAGCGCTTGAACTCGCACGGTTCGGTCAACCGGTACGCATCATCGAGGCCAAGTCGGAACCCTCGACGCATTCAAAGGCGATTGGCATCAATGTGCGTACCTTGGAGCTCCTGGAACCCTCTGGCGTTACTGAGCGACTGCTCGAATTAGGGCTAAAGATCGCGAGGAGCAATTTCCAAACCGAAGACCGTCTGCTTTTCCAGATAGAATTCTCTAAACTTCAGCACCGTTACAATTTCATGCTAGGGCTTCCTCAGTCTGAGACCGAACGTACAATCGAGAAAAGACTCAATGAATACGGTGTGGAGGTTGAACGCGGAAGCACCCTCGAGCGGTTGGAGCAGAACGATCACCGGGTTAAGTGTGGTCTATCCACCAGTGGCGGTGACTCAAAAATTGAGGCCGCCTATGTCATAGGAGCCGATGGCGCCCATAGCGTCGTTCGTAAACTGCTGGGTATTGAGTTTCCAGGCAAGAAAATGCCCGGTGATTGGAGTCTAGCAGACGTCTATATGGAGAGCCCCTTGGATAGCGAAGCAGCGAATGTACAGTTGCAGCAAGATGGCATGCTGTTCATGCTTAGGTTCAAGGAGGGGCTCTTCCGTGTGGCCAGTAACCGACCCAATGTGCTTGAGCGTTTGCCACCGGGCTCGAAGGTTCATGAAGTTGTTTGGCAGTCTGATTTTGCGGTCAGCCATCGGCAAGCTGAAACGTATAACGTCGGACGCGTATTTCTAGCTGGCGATGCCGCACACCTTCATTCTCCCCTCGGAGGGCGGGGTATGAACTTGGGTATCGAAGACGCAACGATCCTGGCACGCAGAATCGTGAACGGAGGGCTTGAGCGATACTCTGCTGAGCGGCACCGCGCAGGCGCATCTGCAATACGAATGGTCAGGATTCAGACACACTTAGCAACCAGCACGAGTCCGGCGGTAC